One genomic window of Corynebacterium pseudotuberculosis includes the following:
- a CDS encoding sodium/glutamate symporter: MDYTPYSLLTDVGFISILMIVGTFMRRHFAWFRHLLIPAPITAGLLGLLLGPEVLGLLNFSDRLGDYSTLLIAIVFAAMPYSMTFDARDASKARNMWSYSTGMFLGQWGLFILLGLFVFKPFFGTEDWFGMMLPVGFVGGFGTAAAVGGSLDSIGAEAAASLGFTSATVGTLAAIIGGIIFANWGIRTGRTNTLPKELPWELRSGHIEDVEKQPSIGRATTNPSSIEPLTLHIGFISVTVLFAYLAQQGIKSFFPSVSIPLFALSFVAGICGVIFLKVIRRPRYLDQQTVKTVSGGATDFLIAFGIASIVPSAVASYLVPLIILFIAGIVYCVFFFFVVSPVFFGESWLERGIFSWGWATAAVATGIALLKIVDPDLKSGTLNEYGVAYVGFAPFEIGMTILAPIAILSGFAFGLGGFALVLAVAILVIPIFSGWLPKRAKKTNPASAG, encoded by the coding sequence ATGGACTACACGCCGTATAGCTTGCTTACAGACGTAGGGTTTATCTCGATTTTGATGATCGTTGGCACGTTTATGCGAAGACATTTCGCATGGTTCCGGCATCTTCTCATCCCGGCCCCTATCACTGCTGGTCTGCTTGGCTTGCTTCTCGGTCCAGAGGTCCTAGGGCTGCTGAATTTTTCAGATCGCTTAGGCGATTACTCCACGCTGCTAATCGCTATTGTCTTTGCGGCTATGCCGTACTCCATGACCTTTGACGCACGCGATGCTTCAAAGGCCCGCAACATGTGGTCATACTCCACTGGTATGTTCCTGGGGCAATGGGGCCTATTCATTCTTCTTGGGTTGTTTGTGTTCAAGCCATTCTTTGGCACCGAGGACTGGTTTGGCATGATGCTTCCGGTCGGCTTTGTCGGTGGCTTTGGCACAGCGGCTGCTGTGGGAGGCTCCCTGGACAGCATCGGCGCGGAGGCGGCGGCGTCGTTAGGCTTCACTTCTGCCACAGTGGGCACCCTTGCCGCAATTATCGGCGGAATCATCTTTGCCAACTGGGGAATCCGCACCGGCCGCACCAATACTCTGCCTAAAGAGCTTCCGTGGGAGTTGCGCAGCGGCCACATTGAGGATGTGGAAAAACAGCCTTCCATCGGGCGTGCGACAACCAACCCGTCCTCCATTGAGCCGCTTACTTTGCACATCGGCTTCATCTCGGTGACTGTGCTCTTTGCGTATCTTGCGCAGCAGGGTATCAAGAGTTTCTTCCCTAGCGTCTCTATCCCGCTATTCGCGCTGTCTTTTGTTGCCGGTATCTGCGGCGTGATCTTCCTTAAGGTGATTCGTCGCCCGCGTTACTTGGACCAGCAGACGGTGAAGACTGTTTCGGGCGGTGCCACGGACTTCCTGATCGCTTTTGGTATCGCGTCCATCGTGCCCTCGGCAGTGGCAAGCTACCTTGTGCCGCTGATCATCCTCTTTATCGCTGGCATTGTTTACTGCGTGTTCTTCTTCTTTGTTGTTTCTCCAGTCTTCTTTGGAGAGTCTTGGCTTGAGCGCGGCATTTTCAGCTGGGGCTGGGCAACCGCCGCTGTGGCTACTGGCATCGCGCTGCTCAAGATCGTGGATCCTGATTTGAAGTCGGGAACGCTCAATGAATATGGCGTGGCTTATGTGGGCTTTGCTCCCTTTGAGATCGGCATGACCATCCTCGCGCCGATTGCCATCCTCTCCGGGTTTGCTTTTGGCCTGGGCGGATTCGCCTTAGTACTCGCCGTGGCGATTCTTGTTATCCCAATATTTTCCGGTTGGCTGCCCAAGCGCGCCAAGAAAACTAACCCGGCGTCTGCGGGCTAG